The following are encoded together in the Populus trichocarpa isolate Nisqually-1 chromosome 5, P.trichocarpa_v4.1, whole genome shotgun sequence genome:
- the LOC7492108 gene encoding peptidyl-prolyl cis-trans isomerase CYP59 isoform X2, with the protein MSVLIVTSLGDIVVDLYADKCPLTCKNFLKLCKIKYYNGCLFHTVQKDFTAQTGDPTGTGAGGDSVYKFLYGDQARFFGDEIHLDLKHSKMGTVAMASAGENLNASQFYFTLRDDLDYLDGKHTVFGEIAEGLETLTRINEAYVDEKNRPFKNIRIKHAYILDDPFDDPSQLAELIPEASPEGKPKDEVDGDVRLEDDWVPMDEQLGTAELEEVLRAKEAHSSAVVLESIGDIPEAETKPPDNVLFVCKLNPVTEDEDLHTIFSRFGTVISADIIRDYKTGDSLCYAFIEFETKEACELAYFKMDNALIDDRRIHVDFSQSVAKLWSQFRRKDNQPGKGRGCFKCGALDHMAKDCTGDPANKHQPSKYILKDDNMQRGGDNNSRYEMVFDGDTPESPRQGKRHGHRDPDYQIDREKKDGKERYRQSDRDRGHRQDTPDYQIDREKKDGKERYRQSDRDRGHRQDTRYPESKGGSRYPEERLDKEKYMDRRKDRDDRDYRKRSSDSQRDYDSHKDHRDYRKRTSDSHRDHDGHKGNRDEREHRRRSAENDDDPEYDRDRRNRDDKRSRAVR; encoded by the exons atgtCAGTGCTAATAGTTACAAGTTTAGGTGACATAGTGGTGGATTTATACGCTGACAAGTGCCCGTTAACCTGCAAAAACTTCTTGAAACTTTGCAA GATTAAGTATTATAATGGTTGCCTATTTCACACAGTCCAGAAGGATTTTACTGCACAGACTGGTGACCCTACTGGTACTGGAGCTGGTGGCGATTCGGTCTACAA ATTTCTATATGGCGATCAGGCTCGTTTTTTTGGCGatgaaattcatcttgattTGAAACATTCAAAGATGGGAACTGTTGCAATGGCTAGTGCTGGAGAAAATTTGAATGCTTCTCAG ttttatttcaCTCTGCGTGATGATCTGGACTATCTTGATGGGAAGCACACT GTATTTGGAGAGATAGCAGAAGGGCTTGAAACTTTAACGAGGATAAATGAAGCTTATGTGGATGAAAAGAATAGaccttttaaaaatatcag AATCAAACACGCATATATACTTGATGATCCTTTTGATGATCCTTCCCAACTGGCAGAATTGATCCCTGAAGCTTCTCCAGAAGGAAAACCAAAGGATGAG GTTGACGGTGACGTGCGGCTCGAAGATGATTGGGTGCCCATGGATGAGCAATTAGGCACAGCAGAGCTAGAAGAGGTTCTTCGGGCAAAGGAAGCACATTCTAGTGCAGTTGTGCTTGAGAGT ATTGGGGATATTCCTGAGGCTGAGACAAAGCCTCCTGATAATGTCCTATTTGTTTGTAAACTAAATCCAGTTACTGAG GATGAGGACTTGCATACAATCTTTTCACGCTTTGGAACTGTTATATC GGCTGATATAATTCGTGATTATAAGACTGGAGACAGCTTATGTTATGCATTTATAG AGTTTGAGACCAAAGAGGCATGCGAGCTAGCATATTTTAAG ATGGATAATGCTTTGATTGATGATAGAAGGATTCATGTGGATTTTAGTCAGAGTGTTGCAAAACTATGGTCTCAATTCAGGCGAAAAGACAACCAACCGGGTAAAG GAAGAGGTTGCTTCAAATGTGGTGCTCTTGATCATATGGCGAAGGATTGCACTGGTGATCCTGCTAACAAACATCAACCTTCAAAATACATCCTGAAGGACGATAATATGCAGCGTGGTGGAGATAATAATTCGAG ATATGAAATGGTATTTGATGGAGACACTCCAGAAAGTCCAAGACAGGGAAAGAGACATGGACACCGTGATCCAGATTACCAAATTGacagagaaaagaaagatgGAAAAGAGAGGTACAGGCAGAGTGACAGAGATAGAGGACACAGACAGGACACTCCAGATTACCAAATTGacagagaaaagaaagatgGAAAAGAGAGGTACAGGCAGAGTGACAGAGATAGAGGACACAGACAGGACACTCGGTACCCTGAAAGTAAAGGAGGGAGTCGATATCCTGAGGAGCGACTTGATAAAGAAAAGTATATGGATAGAAGAAAAGACCGAGACGATCGAGATTACAGAAAGAGAAGTTCAGATAGTCAAAGAGATTATGATAGCCATAAAGACCATCGAGATTACAGAAAGAGAACTTCAGATAGTCATAGAGATCATGATGGCCATAAAGGCAACAGGGATGAACGAGAACATAGACGTCGAAGTGCAGAAAATGATGATGATCCTGAATATGATCGAGATCGGAGGAACAGAGATGACAAAAGGAGTCGAGCTGTAAGATGA
- the LOC7492108 gene encoding peptidyl-prolyl cis-trans isomerase CYP59 isoform X4 — protein MSVLIVTSLGDIVVDLYADKCPLTCKNFLKLCKIKYYNGCLFHTVQKDFTAQTGDPTGTGAGGDSVYKFLYGDQARFFGDEIHLDLKHSKMGTVAMASAGENLNASQFYFTLRDDLDYLDGKHTVFGEIAEGLETLTRINEAYVDEKNRPFKNIRIKHAYILDDPFDDPSQLAELIPEASPEGKPKDEVDGDVRLEDDWVPMDEQLGTAELEEVLRAKEAHSSAVVLESIGDIPEAETKPPDNVLFVCKLNPVTEDEDLHTIFSRFGTVISADIIRDYKTGDSLCYAFIEFETKEACELAYFKMDNALIDDRRIHVDFSQSVAKLWSQFRRKDNQPGRGCFKCGALDHMAKDCTGDPANKHQPSKYILKDDNMQRGGDNNSRYEMVFDGDTPESPRQGKRHGHRDPDYQIDREKKDGKERYRQSDRDRGHRQDTPDYQIDREKKDGKERYRQSDRDRGHRQDTRYPESKGGSRYPEERLDKEKYMDRRKDRDDRDYRKRSSDSQRDYDSHKDHRDYRKRTSDSHRDHDGHKGNRDEREHRRRSAENDDDPEYDRDRRNRDDKRSRAVR, from the exons atgtCAGTGCTAATAGTTACAAGTTTAGGTGACATAGTGGTGGATTTATACGCTGACAAGTGCCCGTTAACCTGCAAAAACTTCTTGAAACTTTGCAA GATTAAGTATTATAATGGTTGCCTATTTCACACAGTCCAGAAGGATTTTACTGCACAGACTGGTGACCCTACTGGTACTGGAGCTGGTGGCGATTCGGTCTACAA ATTTCTATATGGCGATCAGGCTCGTTTTTTTGGCGatgaaattcatcttgattTGAAACATTCAAAGATGGGAACTGTTGCAATGGCTAGTGCTGGAGAAAATTTGAATGCTTCTCAG ttttatttcaCTCTGCGTGATGATCTGGACTATCTTGATGGGAAGCACACT GTATTTGGAGAGATAGCAGAAGGGCTTGAAACTTTAACGAGGATAAATGAAGCTTATGTGGATGAAAAGAATAGaccttttaaaaatatcag AATCAAACACGCATATATACTTGATGATCCTTTTGATGATCCTTCCCAACTGGCAGAATTGATCCCTGAAGCTTCTCCAGAAGGAAAACCAAAGGATGAG GTTGACGGTGACGTGCGGCTCGAAGATGATTGGGTGCCCATGGATGAGCAATTAGGCACAGCAGAGCTAGAAGAGGTTCTTCGGGCAAAGGAAGCACATTCTAGTGCAGTTGTGCTTGAGAGT ATTGGGGATATTCCTGAGGCTGAGACAAAGCCTCCTGATAATGTCCTATTTGTTTGTAAACTAAATCCAGTTACTGAG GATGAGGACTTGCATACAATCTTTTCACGCTTTGGAACTGTTATATC GGCTGATATAATTCGTGATTATAAGACTGGAGACAGCTTATGTTATGCATTTATAG AGTTTGAGACCAAAGAGGCATGCGAGCTAGCATATTTTAAG ATGGATAATGCTTTGATTGATGATAGAAGGATTCATGTGGATTTTAGTCAGAGTGTTGCAAAACTATGGTCTCAATTCAGGCGAAAAGACAACCAACCGG GAAGAGGTTGCTTCAAATGTGGTGCTCTTGATCATATGGCGAAGGATTGCACTGGTGATCCTGCTAACAAACATCAACCTTCAAAATACATCCTGAAGGACGATAATATGCAGCGTGGTGGAGATAATAATTCGAG ATATGAAATGGTATTTGATGGAGACACTCCAGAAAGTCCAAGACAGGGAAAGAGACATGGACACCGTGATCCAGATTACCAAATTGacagagaaaagaaagatgGAAAAGAGAGGTACAGGCAGAGTGACAGAGATAGAGGACACAGACAGGACACTCCAGATTACCAAATTGacagagaaaagaaagatgGAAAAGAGAGGTACAGGCAGAGTGACAGAGATAGAGGACACAGACAGGACACTCGGTACCCTGAAAGTAAAGGAGGGAGTCGATATCCTGAGGAGCGACTTGATAAAGAAAAGTATATGGATAGAAGAAAAGACCGAGACGATCGAGATTACAGAAAGAGAAGTTCAGATAGTCAAAGAGATTATGATAGCCATAAAGACCATCGAGATTACAGAAAGAGAACTTCAGATAGTCATAGAGATCATGATGGCCATAAAGGCAACAGGGATGAACGAGAACATAGACGTCGAAGTGCAGAAAATGATGATGATCCTGAATATGATCGAGATCGGAGGAACAGAGATGACAAAAGGAGTCGAGCTGTAAGATGA
- the LOC7492108 gene encoding peptidyl-prolyl cis-trans isomerase CYP59 isoform X5, giving the protein MSVLIVTSLGDIVVDLYADKCPLTCKNFLKLCKIKYYNGCLFHTVQKDFTAQTGDPTGTGAGGDSVYKFLYGDQARFFGDEIHLDLKHSKMGTVAMASAGENLNASQFYFTLRDDLDYLDGKHTVFGEIAEGLETLTRINEAYVDEKNRPFKNIRIKHAYILDDPFDDPSQLAELIPEASPEGKPKDEVDGDVRLEDDWVPMDEQLGTAELEEVLRAKEAHSSAVVLESIGDIPEAETKPPDNVLFVCKLNPVTEDEDLHTIFSRFGTVISADIIRDYKTGDSLCYAFIEFETKEACELAYFKMDNALIDDRRIHVDFSQSVAKLWSQFRRKDNQPGKAGRGCFKCGALDHMAKDCTGDPANKHQPSKYILKDDNMQRGGDNNSRYEMVFDGDTPESPRQGKRHGHRDPDYQIDREKKDGKERYRQSDRDRGHRQDTRYPESKGGSRYPEERLDKEKYMDRRKDRDDRDYRKRSSDSQRDYDSHKDHRDYRKRTSDSHRDHDGHKGNRDEREHRRRSAENDDDPEYDRDRRNRDDKRSRAVR; this is encoded by the exons atgtCAGTGCTAATAGTTACAAGTTTAGGTGACATAGTGGTGGATTTATACGCTGACAAGTGCCCGTTAACCTGCAAAAACTTCTTGAAACTTTGCAA GATTAAGTATTATAATGGTTGCCTATTTCACACAGTCCAGAAGGATTTTACTGCACAGACTGGTGACCCTACTGGTACTGGAGCTGGTGGCGATTCGGTCTACAA ATTTCTATATGGCGATCAGGCTCGTTTTTTTGGCGatgaaattcatcttgattTGAAACATTCAAAGATGGGAACTGTTGCAATGGCTAGTGCTGGAGAAAATTTGAATGCTTCTCAG ttttatttcaCTCTGCGTGATGATCTGGACTATCTTGATGGGAAGCACACT GTATTTGGAGAGATAGCAGAAGGGCTTGAAACTTTAACGAGGATAAATGAAGCTTATGTGGATGAAAAGAATAGaccttttaaaaatatcag AATCAAACACGCATATATACTTGATGATCCTTTTGATGATCCTTCCCAACTGGCAGAATTGATCCCTGAAGCTTCTCCAGAAGGAAAACCAAAGGATGAG GTTGACGGTGACGTGCGGCTCGAAGATGATTGGGTGCCCATGGATGAGCAATTAGGCACAGCAGAGCTAGAAGAGGTTCTTCGGGCAAAGGAAGCACATTCTAGTGCAGTTGTGCTTGAGAGT ATTGGGGATATTCCTGAGGCTGAGACAAAGCCTCCTGATAATGTCCTATTTGTTTGTAAACTAAATCCAGTTACTGAG GATGAGGACTTGCATACAATCTTTTCACGCTTTGGAACTGTTATATC GGCTGATATAATTCGTGATTATAAGACTGGAGACAGCTTATGTTATGCATTTATAG AGTTTGAGACCAAAGAGGCATGCGAGCTAGCATATTTTAAG ATGGATAATGCTTTGATTGATGATAGAAGGATTCATGTGGATTTTAGTCAGAGTGTTGCAAAACTATGGTCTCAATTCAGGCGAAAAGACAACCAACCGGGTAAAG CAGGAAGAGGTTGCTTCAAATGTGGTGCTCTTGATCATATGGCGAAGGATTGCACTGGTGATCCTGCTAACAAACATCAACCTTCAAAATACATCCTGAAGGACGATAATATGCAGCGTGGTGGAGATAATAATTCGAG ATATGAAATGGTATTTGATGGAGACACTCCAGAAAGTCCAAGACAGGGAAAGAGACATGGACACCGTGATCCAGATTACCAAATTGacagagaaaagaaagatgGAAAAGAGAG GTACAGGCAGAGTGACAGAGATAGAGGACACAGACAGGACACTCGGTACCCTGAAAGTAAAGGAGGGAGTCGATATCCTGAGGAGCGACTTGATAAAGAAAAGTATATGGATAGAAGAAAAGACCGAGACGATCGAGATTACAGAAAGAGAAGTTCAGATAGTCAAAGAGATTATGATAGCCATAAAGACCATCGAGATTACAGAAAGAGAACTTCAGATAGTCATAGAGATCATGATGGCCATAAAGGCAACAGGGATGAACGAGAACATAGACGTCGAAGTGCAGAAAATGATGATGATCCTGAATATGATCGAGATCGGAGGAACAGAGATGACAAAAGGAGTCGAGCTGTAAGATGA
- the LOC7492108 gene encoding peptidyl-prolyl cis-trans isomerase CYP59 isoform X1 — MSVLIVTSLGDIVVDLYADKCPLTCKNFLKLCKIKYYNGCLFHTVQKDFTAQTGDPTGTGAGGDSVYKFLYGDQARFFGDEIHLDLKHSKMGTVAMASAGENLNASQFYFTLRDDLDYLDGKHTVFGEIAEGLETLTRINEAYVDEKNRPFKNIRIKHAYILDDPFDDPSQLAELIPEASPEGKPKDEVDGDVRLEDDWVPMDEQLGTAELEEVLRAKEAHSSAVVLESIGDIPEAETKPPDNVLFVCKLNPVTEDEDLHTIFSRFGTVISADIIRDYKTGDSLCYAFIEFETKEACELAYFKMDNALIDDRRIHVDFSQSVAKLWSQFRRKDNQPGKAGRGCFKCGALDHMAKDCTGDPANKHQPSKYILKDDNMQRGGDNNSRYEMVFDGDTPESPRQGKRHGHRDPDYQIDREKKDGKERYRQSDRDRGHRQDTPDYQIDREKKDGKERYRQSDRDRGHRQDTRYPESKGGSRYPEERLDKEKYMDRRKDRDDRDYRKRSSDSQRDYDSHKDHRDYRKRTSDSHRDHDGHKGNRDEREHRRRSAENDDDPEYDRDRRNRDDKRSRAVR, encoded by the exons atgtCAGTGCTAATAGTTACAAGTTTAGGTGACATAGTGGTGGATTTATACGCTGACAAGTGCCCGTTAACCTGCAAAAACTTCTTGAAACTTTGCAA GATTAAGTATTATAATGGTTGCCTATTTCACACAGTCCAGAAGGATTTTACTGCACAGACTGGTGACCCTACTGGTACTGGAGCTGGTGGCGATTCGGTCTACAA ATTTCTATATGGCGATCAGGCTCGTTTTTTTGGCGatgaaattcatcttgattTGAAACATTCAAAGATGGGAACTGTTGCAATGGCTAGTGCTGGAGAAAATTTGAATGCTTCTCAG ttttatttcaCTCTGCGTGATGATCTGGACTATCTTGATGGGAAGCACACT GTATTTGGAGAGATAGCAGAAGGGCTTGAAACTTTAACGAGGATAAATGAAGCTTATGTGGATGAAAAGAATAGaccttttaaaaatatcag AATCAAACACGCATATATACTTGATGATCCTTTTGATGATCCTTCCCAACTGGCAGAATTGATCCCTGAAGCTTCTCCAGAAGGAAAACCAAAGGATGAG GTTGACGGTGACGTGCGGCTCGAAGATGATTGGGTGCCCATGGATGAGCAATTAGGCACAGCAGAGCTAGAAGAGGTTCTTCGGGCAAAGGAAGCACATTCTAGTGCAGTTGTGCTTGAGAGT ATTGGGGATATTCCTGAGGCTGAGACAAAGCCTCCTGATAATGTCCTATTTGTTTGTAAACTAAATCCAGTTACTGAG GATGAGGACTTGCATACAATCTTTTCACGCTTTGGAACTGTTATATC GGCTGATATAATTCGTGATTATAAGACTGGAGACAGCTTATGTTATGCATTTATAG AGTTTGAGACCAAAGAGGCATGCGAGCTAGCATATTTTAAG ATGGATAATGCTTTGATTGATGATAGAAGGATTCATGTGGATTTTAGTCAGAGTGTTGCAAAACTATGGTCTCAATTCAGGCGAAAAGACAACCAACCGGGTAAAG CAGGAAGAGGTTGCTTCAAATGTGGTGCTCTTGATCATATGGCGAAGGATTGCACTGGTGATCCTGCTAACAAACATCAACCTTCAAAATACATCCTGAAGGACGATAATATGCAGCGTGGTGGAGATAATAATTCGAG ATATGAAATGGTATTTGATGGAGACACTCCAGAAAGTCCAAGACAGGGAAAGAGACATGGACACCGTGATCCAGATTACCAAATTGacagagaaaagaaagatgGAAAAGAGAGGTACAGGCAGAGTGACAGAGATAGAGGACACAGACAGGACACTCCAGATTACCAAATTGacagagaaaagaaagatgGAAAAGAGAGGTACAGGCAGAGTGACAGAGATAGAGGACACAGACAGGACACTCGGTACCCTGAAAGTAAAGGAGGGAGTCGATATCCTGAGGAGCGACTTGATAAAGAAAAGTATATGGATAGAAGAAAAGACCGAGACGATCGAGATTACAGAAAGAGAAGTTCAGATAGTCAAAGAGATTATGATAGCCATAAAGACCATCGAGATTACAGAAAGAGAACTTCAGATAGTCATAGAGATCATGATGGCCATAAAGGCAACAGGGATGAACGAGAACATAGACGTCGAAGTGCAGAAAATGATGATGATCCTGAATATGATCGAGATCGGAGGAACAGAGATGACAAAAGGAGTCGAGCTGTAAGATGA
- the LOC7492108 gene encoding peptidyl-prolyl cis-trans isomerase CYP59 isoform X3, whose protein sequence is MSVLIVTSLGDIVVDLYADKCPLTCKNFLKLCKIKYYNGCLFHTVQKDFTAQTGDPTGTGAGGDSVYKFLYGDQARFFGDEIHLDLKHSKMGTVAMASAGENLNASQFYFTLRDDLDYLDGKHTVFGEIAEGLETLTRINEAYVDEKNRPFKNIRIKHAYILDDPFDDPSQLAELIPEASPEGKPKDEVDGDVRLEDDWVPMDEQLGTAELEEVLRAKEAHSSAVVLESIGDIPEAETKPPDNVLFVCKLNPVTEDEDLHTIFSRFGTVISADIIRDYKTGDSLCYAFIEFETKEACELAYFKMDNALIDDRRIHVDFSQSVAKLWSQFRRKDNQPAGRGCFKCGALDHMAKDCTGDPANKHQPSKYILKDDNMQRGGDNNSRYEMVFDGDTPESPRQGKRHGHRDPDYQIDREKKDGKERYRQSDRDRGHRQDTPDYQIDREKKDGKERYRQSDRDRGHRQDTRYPESKGGSRYPEERLDKEKYMDRRKDRDDRDYRKRSSDSQRDYDSHKDHRDYRKRTSDSHRDHDGHKGNRDEREHRRRSAENDDDPEYDRDRRNRDDKRSRAVR, encoded by the exons atgtCAGTGCTAATAGTTACAAGTTTAGGTGACATAGTGGTGGATTTATACGCTGACAAGTGCCCGTTAACCTGCAAAAACTTCTTGAAACTTTGCAA GATTAAGTATTATAATGGTTGCCTATTTCACACAGTCCAGAAGGATTTTACTGCACAGACTGGTGACCCTACTGGTACTGGAGCTGGTGGCGATTCGGTCTACAA ATTTCTATATGGCGATCAGGCTCGTTTTTTTGGCGatgaaattcatcttgattTGAAACATTCAAAGATGGGAACTGTTGCAATGGCTAGTGCTGGAGAAAATTTGAATGCTTCTCAG ttttatttcaCTCTGCGTGATGATCTGGACTATCTTGATGGGAAGCACACT GTATTTGGAGAGATAGCAGAAGGGCTTGAAACTTTAACGAGGATAAATGAAGCTTATGTGGATGAAAAGAATAGaccttttaaaaatatcag AATCAAACACGCATATATACTTGATGATCCTTTTGATGATCCTTCCCAACTGGCAGAATTGATCCCTGAAGCTTCTCCAGAAGGAAAACCAAAGGATGAG GTTGACGGTGACGTGCGGCTCGAAGATGATTGGGTGCCCATGGATGAGCAATTAGGCACAGCAGAGCTAGAAGAGGTTCTTCGGGCAAAGGAAGCACATTCTAGTGCAGTTGTGCTTGAGAGT ATTGGGGATATTCCTGAGGCTGAGACAAAGCCTCCTGATAATGTCCTATTTGTTTGTAAACTAAATCCAGTTACTGAG GATGAGGACTTGCATACAATCTTTTCACGCTTTGGAACTGTTATATC GGCTGATATAATTCGTGATTATAAGACTGGAGACAGCTTATGTTATGCATTTATAG AGTTTGAGACCAAAGAGGCATGCGAGCTAGCATATTTTAAG ATGGATAATGCTTTGATTGATGATAGAAGGATTCATGTGGATTTTAGTCAGAGTGTTGCAAAACTATGGTCTCAATTCAGGCGAAAAGACAACCAACCGG CAGGAAGAGGTTGCTTCAAATGTGGTGCTCTTGATCATATGGCGAAGGATTGCACTGGTGATCCTGCTAACAAACATCAACCTTCAAAATACATCCTGAAGGACGATAATATGCAGCGTGGTGGAGATAATAATTCGAG ATATGAAATGGTATTTGATGGAGACACTCCAGAAAGTCCAAGACAGGGAAAGAGACATGGACACCGTGATCCAGATTACCAAATTGacagagaaaagaaagatgGAAAAGAGAGGTACAGGCAGAGTGACAGAGATAGAGGACACAGACAGGACACTCCAGATTACCAAATTGacagagaaaagaaagatgGAAAAGAGAGGTACAGGCAGAGTGACAGAGATAGAGGACACAGACAGGACACTCGGTACCCTGAAAGTAAAGGAGGGAGTCGATATCCTGAGGAGCGACTTGATAAAGAAAAGTATATGGATAGAAGAAAAGACCGAGACGATCGAGATTACAGAAAGAGAAGTTCAGATAGTCAAAGAGATTATGATAGCCATAAAGACCATCGAGATTACAGAAAGAGAACTTCAGATAGTCATAGAGATCATGATGGCCATAAAGGCAACAGGGATGAACGAGAACATAGACGTCGAAGTGCAGAAAATGATGATGATCCTGAATATGATCGAGATCGGAGGAACAGAGATGACAAAAGGAGTCGAGCTGTAAGATGA